The Allocatelliglobosispora scoriae genome contains a region encoding:
- a CDS encoding LacI family DNA-binding transcriptional regulator produces the protein MSGGIAPVGVSLKAIAHRAGVSLATVSNVINGYRPVGEATRQRVQQAIDELGYTPNLSARHLRRGRTGIIALAIPELNNPYFAELAGAAIREATRHGYTLLLDYTDGDRNKELLVSDGFRDQIIDGLILSPVQLDRQAVLNRTSSTPLVLVGESVYGVPYDHIAIDNLAASHMAVQHLVALGRTRIAFVGAHPDANREPAHLRLRGYREALAAAGLAFDESLVATTPHFGRGDGADGMERLLALPQPPDAIFAYNDLIAFGAMRTLSVRGLRVPEDVAVVGFDDVEEGRFSNPTLTTISPDKETIGRLAVDSLIARVEGRLTDPPREVQPPFVLVPRESTLGR, from the coding sequence ATGAGTGGAGGTATCGCACCGGTGGGGGTCAGTCTCAAGGCCATCGCCCATCGCGCGGGTGTGTCGCTGGCGACGGTTTCCAACGTCATCAACGGCTACCGGCCGGTCGGTGAGGCCACCCGGCAACGGGTCCAGCAGGCGATCGACGAGTTGGGCTACACACCCAACCTCAGTGCCCGCCACCTGCGCCGGGGACGTACGGGCATCATCGCCCTCGCCATACCCGAGCTCAACAACCCCTACTTCGCGGAGCTGGCGGGCGCGGCGATCCGGGAGGCGACCCGGCACGGCTACACGCTGCTGCTGGACTACACCGACGGCGACCGCAACAAGGAGCTGCTCGTCAGCGACGGGTTCCGCGACCAGATCATCGACGGGCTGATCCTCAGCCCGGTGCAGCTCGACCGGCAGGCGGTCCTCAACCGGACCAGTTCGACACCGCTGGTGCTGGTCGGGGAGAGCGTCTACGGGGTGCCCTACGACCACATCGCGATCGACAACCTCGCCGCGAGTCATATGGCGGTGCAGCACCTGGTGGCTCTGGGGCGTACCCGGATAGCCTTTGTCGGAGCGCATCCCGACGCCAACCGCGAGCCCGCCCACCTGCGGTTGCGGGGCTACCGAGAGGCTCTGGCCGCGGCCGGGCTCGCCTTCGACGAGTCGCTGGTGGCGACGACCCCGCACTTCGGCCGGGGTGACGGCGCCGACGGGATGGAGCGGCTGCTCGCGCTGCCGCAGCCACCGGATGCGATCTTCGCCTACAACGACCTGATCGCGTTCGGGGCGATGCGCACGCTCAGCGTGCGCGGGCTGCGCGTCCCCGAGGACGTCGCGGTCGTCGGCTTCGACGACGTGGAGGAGGGCCGGTTCAGCAACCCGACCCTGACCACGATCTCGCCGGACAAGGAGACGATCGGGCGGCTCGCCGTCGATTCCCTGATCGCCAGGGTGGAGGGGCGGCTGACGGATCCGCCCCGCGAGGTCCAGCCGCCGTTCGTGCTGGTCCCTCGCGAGAGCACCCTGGGCCGGTAG
- a CDS encoding DUF6518 family protein encodes MTTPPRPALAIPASLAAGLIVGWLTFVLQGILPDAFNQLANSGAVWCVIGFAAGAVGTIGRELGRRGMLAAALFGAVALFGEVIGYYGSTTLFLGDDVSAAALRGPAVWLVVACVAGPVFGIAGLAYRAGRGRVRHLGMGALGAVFLAEGLYLAIVLGYWAEAAILGTLGLLVPVVLGRSWSERLRGLGALVPLIVVGALAELGVYLLTRAAFR; translated from the coding sequence GTGACGACACCCCCTAGGCCTGCGCTGGCCATCCCCGCCTCGCTCGCGGCCGGCCTGATCGTCGGCTGGCTGACCTTCGTGCTGCAGGGCATCCTGCCGGACGCGTTCAACCAGCTCGCCAACTCCGGTGCGGTGTGGTGCGTGATCGGGTTCGCCGCCGGTGCCGTGGGCACGATCGGCCGGGAGCTCGGTCGGCGGGGGATGCTCGCCGCCGCGCTCTTCGGAGCGGTGGCGCTGTTCGGCGAGGTCATCGGCTACTACGGGTCGACCACGCTCTTCCTGGGCGACGACGTGTCCGCCGCCGCGCTGCGCGGACCTGCGGTGTGGCTGGTGGTGGCATGCGTGGCCGGGCCGGTCTTCGGGATCGCTGGGCTCGCCTATCGCGCCGGTCGGGGGCGGGTGCGTCACCTCGGGATGGGCGCGCTCGGTGCGGTGTTCCTCGCCGAAGGGCTCTACCTGGCGATCGTGCTGGGGTACTGGGCCGAGGCGGCGATCCTGGGAACGCTGGGGCTGCTGGTGCCGGTGGTGCTAGGACGGTCGTGGAGCGAGCGCCTGCGCGGGCTCGGTGCGCTGGTGCCGCTGATCGTCGTCGGGGCGCTCGCCGAACTCGGCGTCTACCTGCTCACCCGGGCGGCGTTCCGGTAG
- a CDS encoding LVIVD repeat-containing protein: protein MTAQRIIAAVAVIAMVGVATPAAAHDETPHRPTGLAPATSANLRLVGHVNPGPVANADVYGYRGHAYLASFVGNNCNSSGIRVYSLWNPARPKHVATFADKASEPDLAGTWTEKVIVQRVDTARFHGVLAVVTFQTCDSTDDTTFRGFGLYDVTNPAKPKALSRYAAPGTRGSHEIWLGADAGHAYVYAAVLRSEWTSSPTYDRATNTATTPGRADFRIVDVADPRHPVDAGEWGAWKELGVVPVANPAHPYEGFQSFTHSVRVDTRLRRAYLSNWDLGTVILDVSDARHPRYLGRTTPEQGSTHSAAIDPTGRFLIETHERLGGIPMIYDVSDPARPRELAHLTKDGQEETSVHDPKLRGSLAYFSWYEHGVVVADVSKAWAPRVIGQFLSTDTTPNPDFCDFEGGCVEVWGVFVLGDLILASDMNSGLYVLRLKR from the coding sequence GTGACAGCACAGAGGATCATCGCAGCGGTGGCCGTCATCGCGATGGTGGGCGTGGCGACGCCGGCCGCCGCCCACGACGAGACACCGCACCGCCCGACCGGCCTGGCTCCGGCCACGTCCGCCAACCTGCGCCTCGTCGGGCACGTCAACCCCGGCCCGGTCGCCAATGCCGACGTCTACGGCTACCGGGGCCACGCCTATCTGGCGAGCTTCGTCGGCAACAACTGCAACAGCAGCGGGATCCGGGTCTACAGCCTGTGGAACCCGGCCCGGCCCAAGCACGTGGCCACCTTCGCCGACAAGGCCTCCGAGCCCGACCTCGCCGGCACCTGGACCGAGAAGGTCATCGTCCAACGCGTCGACACCGCCCGCTTCCACGGGGTGCTCGCCGTCGTCACCTTCCAGACCTGCGACTCCACCGACGACACGACGTTCCGCGGCTTCGGCCTCTACGACGTCACCAACCCCGCCAAACCCAAAGCCCTCTCCCGGTACGCCGCACCGGGCACCCGGGGTTCGCACGAGATCTGGCTCGGGGCCGACGCGGGGCACGCCTACGTCTACGCGGCGGTGCTGCGCTCGGAGTGGACCAGCTCACCGACGTACGACCGCGCCACCAACACCGCCACCACGCCGGGGCGGGCGGACTTCCGCATCGTCGACGTCGCCGACCCCCGGCACCCGGTGGACGCCGGCGAATGGGGTGCGTGGAAGGAGCTCGGGGTGGTCCCCGTCGCCAACCCGGCCCACCCCTACGAGGGCTTCCAGAGCTTCACCCACTCGGTGCGGGTGGACACGCGGCTGCGGCGGGCGTACCTGTCGAATTGGGATCTCGGCACGGTGATCCTGGACGTCAGCGACGCGCGGCACCCCCGCTACCTGGGCCGGACCACTCCGGAGCAGGGCTCGACGCACTCCGCGGCGATCGACCCGACCGGGCGGTTCCTGATCGAGACGCACGAGCGGCTCGGCGGCATCCCGATGATCTACGACGTGAGCGACCCCGCGCGCCCACGCGAGCTGGCCCACCTCACCAAGGACGGCCAGGAGGAGACCTCGGTCCACGACCCTAAGCTGCGCGGCAGCCTCGCCTACTTCTCCTGGTACGAGCACGGCGTCGTCGTCGCCGACGTGTCGAAAGCCTGGGCGCCGCGGGTGATCGGGCAGTTCCTCAGCACCGACACCACGCCGAACCCGGACTTCTGCGACTTCGAGGGCGGCTGCGTCGAGGTCTGGGGCGTCTTCGTCCTCGGCGACCTGATTCTCGCCTCCGACATGAACTCCGGCCTCTACGTCCTGCGCCTCAAGCGGTAG
- a CDS encoding ABC transporter permease translates to MTDTLPAPATSTHEVEVEGSTRGERIAAGVQRHGALAVLGLIVVIASFAFEFFATLDNARGVAVQSSFLAIVALGMTFVIISGGIDLSVGSVFALGGVLAAYASQWGFLPALALPLVVCGGIGVLNGVLVAKTRMAPFIVTLASLLGVRGLLLAITDEGSTTYLVPKGSAFTELGQGTVYGFGYPVLIALALFAVGAVVLQRTSFGQSVFAIGGSEDAASLMGLPVARIKVLAYTMSGLLAGLAGALSAARLSSGVTILGVGMELDAIAAVVIGGTLLVGGAGSISGTLCGVLLLGVIQNVINQIGTLDSSYQSVVSGGFLIVVVVVQTYLSRTQRLR, encoded by the coding sequence ATGACCGACACCCTTCCCGCGCCCGCCACCAGTACGCACGAGGTCGAGGTCGAGGGCTCCACCAGGGGCGAGCGCATCGCCGCCGGGGTGCAGCGCCACGGCGCCCTCGCCGTTCTCGGGCTGATCGTCGTCATCGCGTCGTTCGCCTTCGAGTTCTTCGCCACGCTCGACAACGCCCGGGGCGTCGCCGTGCAGTCGTCGTTCCTCGCGATCGTCGCGCTCGGGATGACCTTCGTCATCATCAGCGGCGGCATCGACCTCTCCGTCGGGTCGGTCTTCGCGCTGGGTGGCGTCCTCGCGGCGTACGCGTCGCAGTGGGGCTTCCTGCCCGCGCTGGCACTGCCGCTCGTCGTCTGCGGCGGGATCGGGGTGCTCAACGGGGTGCTGGTCGCGAAGACCAGGATGGCTCCCTTCATCGTGACGCTCGCCAGCCTGCTCGGCGTACGCGGGCTGCTGCTCGCGATCACCGACGAGGGGTCGACGACCTACCTCGTACCGAAGGGCTCGGCGTTCACCGAGCTCGGCCAGGGCACCGTCTACGGATTCGGCTACCCGGTGCTGATCGCGCTCGCCCTGTTCGCCGTCGGTGCCGTGGTCCTGCAACGGACCAGCTTCGGCCAGTCGGTCTTCGCGATCGGCGGCAGCGAGGACGCGGCGAGCCTGATGGGGCTGCCGGTGGCCCGGATCAAGGTGCTCGCCTACACGATGAGCGGGCTGCTCGCCGGGCTCGCCGGCGCGCTCAGCGCGGCCCGGCTCTCCTCCGGCGTGACGATCCTCGGCGTCGGCATGGAGCTCGACGCGATCGCTGCGGTCGTCATCGGCGGCACCCTGCTCGTCGGCGGCGCCGGATCCATCAGCGGCACCCTCTGCGGTGTGCTGCTGCTCGGCGTGATCCAGAACGTGATCAACCAGATCGGCACCCTGGACTCGTCCTATCAGTCCGTTGTCAGCGGCGGGTTCCTGATCGTGGTGGTCGTGGTGCAGACCTACCTGAGTCGAACCCAACGGCTTCGTTGA
- a CDS encoding helix-turn-helix domain-containing protein, producing MPLPLHRLAVPDPQSMPFAAGTFDSIGPLSRASFPHRHTFYEIVFVTGGTGEHVVDLAAHPLRPPHLCVIVPGQVHYWHEVSDLDGAVVLLTDEFLAERPRDRELLHALGEQPWRTLAPGDAGDIAAVVGHLRREYAALAPGSLGVLQAYLHILLVLGWRLGDAAAPVAGTGRAAAVTAQFTRLLNQPGGARRSVRECAARLGISMGYLGEAVREVAGHTPGQLIRRAQILEAKRLLANSPLTVAQVGRELGFDDPAYFSRFFRRETGTTPGDFRRGGRESTTITGFSPSIDPDEIRSVASTSSLT from the coding sequence ATGCCGCTGCCGCTGCACCGCCTCGCCGTGCCCGATCCGCAGTCGATGCCCTTCGCCGCCGGGACCTTCGACTCGATCGGTCCGCTGTCGCGGGCGAGCTTCCCGCACCGGCACACCTTCTACGAGATCGTCTTCGTCACCGGCGGCACGGGCGAGCACGTCGTGGACCTCGCCGCCCACCCGCTGCGCCCGCCGCACCTCTGCGTCATCGTGCCGGGTCAGGTGCACTACTGGCATGAGGTGTCCGACCTGGACGGTGCGGTCGTCCTGCTCACCGACGAGTTCCTCGCCGAGCGCCCGCGCGACCGTGAGCTGCTGCACGCACTCGGCGAGCAGCCCTGGCGCACGCTCGCCCCGGGCGACGCCGGCGACATCGCGGCCGTCGTGGGCCACCTGCGCCGGGAGTACGCCGCACTCGCCCCCGGCAGCCTGGGCGTGCTCCAGGCGTACCTCCACATCCTGCTCGTGCTCGGGTGGCGACTGGGTGACGCCGCCGCTCCGGTGGCCGGGACGGGCCGAGCGGCGGCGGTGACCGCGCAGTTCACCCGGCTGCTCAACCAGCCCGGCGGCGCGCGGCGGTCGGTGCGGGAGTGCGCGGCGCGGCTGGGGATCTCGATGGGCTACCTGGGCGAGGCGGTCCGGGAGGTCGCCGGGCACACACCGGGGCAGCTGATCCGCCGGGCCCAGATCCTGGAGGCGAAGCGACTGCTGGCGAACTCGCCGCTCACGGTGGCGCAGGTGGGTCGGGAGCTGGGCTTCGACGACCCGGCCTACTTCAGCCGCTTCTTCCGCCGGGAGACGGGCACGACGCCAGGGGATTTCCGCCGCGGCGGGAGAGAAAGCACCACGATCACCGGATTCAGTCCATCGATCGACCCGGATGAGATCCGTAGCGTCGCAAGCACGAGTTCGCTCACCTAA
- a CDS encoding sugar ABC transporter ATP-binding protein, translating to MSDPVLVVSGVRKQFPGVVALDDVSLTVAPGEVHALVGENGAGKSTLIKVLTGVYSSDAGEVVYAGEPVSFGRPRQAQAAGISTIYQEVNLVPLMSVARNLYLGREPRLGFGLIDFRRMHRESADTLARFGIEVDVRKPLRSLGLGARQMVALARAVAIDAKVLIMDEPTSSLEPREVQTLFRVVRELSARGIAIVYVSHRLDELYQLCDRVTVLRDGRVVHSGELAGLDRLQLISHMLGRDIADVRRGGLTRFSDTHGGTDAEPILQARGLTKRHVLHDISFDVRPGEVTGLGGLLGSGRSETAKAVIGALSLDSGTVTMAGRRIRRPSPAAAIRAGMALLPEDRKAEGIIPDLSVRENIVLAAMPRLSRLGIVSRRRQDELVATFVKRLRIKASSPEQKVSELSGGNQQKVLLARWLCLNPRLLLLDEPTRGIDVGAKAEVQGLIDELAQAGLAVVLISSDLEELVEGADRVVVLRAGAVTGELTGDEVTEHHIMTALARHDDAESAHV from the coding sequence ATGAGTGACCCGGTGCTGGTCGTCAGCGGTGTCCGCAAGCAGTTCCCCGGCGTCGTCGCCCTCGACGACGTCTCGCTCACCGTGGCGCCCGGCGAGGTGCACGCCCTCGTCGGCGAGAACGGCGCCGGCAAGTCCACGCTGATCAAGGTGCTGACCGGGGTCTACTCCTCCGATGCCGGCGAGGTCGTCTACGCGGGCGAGCCGGTCTCCTTCGGGCGGCCGCGCCAGGCGCAGGCGGCCGGGATCTCCACGATCTACCAGGAGGTCAACCTCGTCCCGCTGATGAGCGTCGCCCGCAACCTCTACCTGGGCCGCGAGCCGCGCCTCGGCTTCGGCCTCATCGACTTCCGGCGGATGCACCGCGAATCCGCAGACACCCTGGCCCGGTTCGGCATCGAGGTCGACGTGCGCAAGCCGCTGCGCTCGCTGGGCCTGGGCGCCCGGCAGATGGTCGCGCTGGCCCGCGCCGTCGCGATCGACGCCAAGGTGCTCATCATGGATGAGCCGACCTCGTCGCTGGAGCCGCGCGAGGTGCAGACCCTCTTCCGCGTCGTGCGCGAGCTGAGCGCCCGCGGCATCGCGATCGTCTACGTCAGCCACCGCCTCGACGAGCTCTACCAGCTCTGCGACCGGGTCACCGTGCTGCGCGACGGCAGGGTGGTGCACAGCGGCGAGCTGGCGGGACTGGACCGGCTGCAGCTCATCTCGCACATGCTGGGTCGCGACATCGCCGACGTGCGCCGCGGCGGGCTGACCCGCTTCTCCGACACGCACGGCGGCACCGACGCCGAGCCGATTCTCCAGGCCCGCGGGCTGACCAAGCGGCACGTGCTGCACGACATCTCGTTCGACGTGCGCCCCGGCGAGGTGACCGGGCTCGGCGGGCTGCTCGGCTCGGGCCGCTCCGAGACCGCCAAGGCCGTCATCGGGGCCCTGTCCCTGGACAGCGGCACGGTCACGATGGCGGGCAGGCGGATCCGGCGGCCCTCCCCGGCCGCTGCGATCCGGGCCGGCATGGCTCTGCTGCCCGAGGACCGCAAGGCCGAGGGGATCATCCCGGACCTGTCCGTCCGTGAGAACATCGTGCTCGCCGCGATGCCGCGCCTGTCCCGGCTCGGCATCGTCTCCCGGCGACGCCAGGACGAGCTCGTCGCCACCTTCGTCAAGCGGCTGCGGATCAAGGCGTCCAGCCCCGAGCAGAAGGTCTCCGAGCTCTCCGGCGGCAACCAGCAGAAGGTCCTGCTCGCCCGCTGGCTCTGCCTCAACCCGCGGCTGCTGCTGCTCGACGAGCCGACCCGGGGCATCGACGTCGGCGCGAAGGCCGAGGTCCAGGGGCTCATCGACGAGCTGGCGCAGGCGGGGCTCGCCGTCGTGCTCATCTCGTCCGACCTGGAGGAGCTCGTCGAGGGAGCAGACCGGGTGGTGGTGCTGCGGGCGGGTGCCGTCACCGGCGAGCTCACCGGCGACGAGGTCACCGAGCACCACATCATGACCGCCCTGGCCCGCCACGACGATGCGGAGAGCGCACATGTCTGA
- a CDS encoding dihydrofolate reductase family protein produces MALVISSISMSLDGFFTGPNPRVGLSMGEDGRRLHDWLRHSTPADDEVLGEAFTACGAILMGRDSYDRSEGAQGWGRGGPVGKVPCFVVTHRAPDPGTVVAPDVFTFVTDGFVSALEQAKAAAGERWVGLHGGSVAQQAIKAGMLDELQIHLVPILLGGGTRLLEHLGVGPIELKQIRVVETPNATHLRFRVVR; encoded by the coding sequence ATGGCGCTCGTCATCTCCAGCATCTCGATGTCCCTCGACGGGTTCTTCACCGGACCCAACCCGCGGGTCGGTCTCTCCATGGGTGAGGACGGCCGGCGCCTGCACGACTGGCTGCGCCACAGCACCCCCGCCGACGACGAGGTGCTCGGCGAGGCCTTCACCGCCTGCGGCGCGATCCTGATGGGCCGCGACTCCTACGACCGCTCGGAGGGCGCCCAGGGCTGGGGCCGCGGCGGCCCGGTCGGGAAGGTCCCGTGCTTCGTCGTCACCCACCGGGCACCCGACCCCGGCACCGTGGTCGCACCGGACGTCTTCACCTTCGTCACCGACGGCTTCGTCAGCGCCCTGGAGCAGGCGAAAGCCGCTGCGGGCGAGCGCTGGGTGGGCCTGCACGGCGGCTCCGTGGCGCAGCAGGCGATCAAGGCCGGGATGCTCGACGAGCTGCAGATCCACCTCGTGCCGATCCTGCTCGGCGGCGGCACCCGGCTGCTCGAGCACCTGGGGGTCGGCCCGATCGAGCTGAAGCAGATCCGGGTCGTGGAGACCCCGAACGCCACCCACCTGCGCTTTCGTGTAGTGCGCTAG
- a CDS encoding G5 domain-containing protein, which produces MTYQPGPTQPNPYAASSKGLSTGKQVGLYVGGGLMALLLICCGGSIMVGALTDDDSKPRAGADRRQSSPTAQASPLTDVAVAVAPEASPTPTLTPGATPVVEKRTVTETQAVPFGEKRVNDSTLAAGKTRVKTQGVPGVRTLTYEVTLTDGTQTAKKLLSSTVTKAPVTRVVLVGTKKSSSCDPNYAWACVPIASDVDCAGGSGNGPAYVRGPVKVIGTDIYDLDRDGDGIGCED; this is translated from the coding sequence ATGACCTACCAGCCAGGACCCACACAGCCGAATCCCTATGCCGCCTCCAGCAAGGGCCTCTCCACCGGCAAGCAGGTCGGCCTCTATGTCGGTGGCGGCCTGATGGCGCTCCTCCTGATCTGTTGCGGTGGTTCGATCATGGTCGGCGCGCTGACCGACGATGACAGCAAGCCGCGTGCCGGTGCGGACCGGCGGCAAAGCTCGCCGACAGCGCAGGCGTCTCCGCTCACCGATGTCGCGGTCGCTGTCGCGCCCGAAGCCTCACCGACACCGACGCTCACGCCCGGAGCGACTCCGGTAGTGGAGAAGCGCACCGTGACCGAGACGCAGGCTGTTCCCTTCGGCGAGAAGCGCGTCAACGACTCCACTCTGGCCGCGGGCAAGACGCGGGTGAAGACGCAGGGCGTGCCGGGAGTGCGGACCCTCACCTACGAGGTCACGCTCACCGATGGCACGCAGACCGCGAAGAAGCTGCTCAGCTCGACCGTCACCAAGGCACCGGTGACGAGGGTGGTCCTCGTCGGCACCAAGAAGAGCTCATCCTGCGACCCGAACTACGCCTGGGCCTGCGTACCCATCGCCTCCGATGTGGATTGCGCCGGTGGCAGCGGCAACGGACCCGCCTACGTCCGAGGCCCGGTCAAGGTGATCGGCACGGACATCTACGACCTCGACCGCGACGGTGACGGCATCGGCTGCGAGGACTGA
- a CDS encoding dioxygenase family protein: protein MAGISRKKLLQAAIIAIPAPILLGGLPAIARTPSGQPLTPTPFSCDEDDDLTPPQMEGPYFKPNSPLRTSMLDGPGTRLTLTGYVFGINCQPIPGALLDFWQADNNGAYDNVGNKFRGHQLTNTQGAFSLTTIVPGLYPGRTRHIHVKVQAPGRPILTTQLYFPNEPRNSTDTLYDPALLMTVQQVGSAKQATFDFVLNVPGTPPTSPPPSASPSASASASPSPTAPGGTWQAYVAYAVGARVTYGGATYTCQIAHTSLPGWEPPNTPALWKRA from the coding sequence ATGGCCGGTATCAGCCGCAAGAAGCTGCTGCAGGCAGCGATCATCGCGATCCCCGCGCCCATCCTGCTCGGCGGCCTGCCCGCGATCGCCCGCACCCCGTCCGGCCAGCCGCTGACCCCGACGCCGTTCTCCTGCGACGAGGACGACGACCTGACCCCGCCGCAGATGGAGGGCCCCTACTTCAAGCCCAACTCGCCGCTGCGGACGTCCATGCTGGACGGTCCGGGTACCCGTCTGACCCTCACCGGATACGTCTTCGGCATCAACTGCCAGCCGATCCCCGGCGCGCTGCTGGACTTCTGGCAGGCCGACAACAACGGCGCGTACGACAACGTGGGCAACAAGTTCCGCGGCCACCAGCTCACCAACACGCAGGGCGCCTTCAGCCTCACCACGATCGTGCCGGGGCTCTACCCGGGCCGGACCAGGCACATCCACGTGAAGGTGCAGGCGCCGGGGCGGCCGATCCTCACCACCCAGCTCTACTTCCCGAACGAGCCCCGCAACAGCACCGACACCCTCTACGACCCGGCGCTGCTGATGACGGTGCAGCAGGTCGGCTCGGCGAAGCAGGCGACCTTCGACTTCGTGCTCAACGTGCCGGGGACGCCGCCGACGTCGCCTCCGCCGTCGGCCTCCCCCTCGGCGTCGGCATCGGCCTCGCCGAGTCCGACGGCGCCGGGCGGCACCTGGCAGGCGTATGTCGCGTACGCCGTGGGTGCGCGGGTCACCTACGGCGGTGCGACATACACCTGCCAGATCGCGCACACCTCGCTGCCGGGCTGGGAGCCGCCGAACACACCCGCGCTCTGGAAGCGGGCCTGA
- a CDS encoding ABC transporter permease, whose translation MSDLAVRPVFERGRVTRALQDYGVYGAVAALVVFNAAFTDNFLALGNLRTQLIQVAPVLVVALGMALVIGTEGIDLSVGSVMALAAAVLPLYLGYGLLPALAVALLAGAVVGVVNGTLVAVVGLQPIVATLALLVGGRGLALVFADGQLKQINDPTLLALGSEDVLGVPIVVAIAAVLTLAVGVLVHRTTFGRQLVAIGGNRAAGGLAGLPVKRVLVGTYVIGGVLAALAGVLATARLTASDPSAIGNLMELSAITAVVVGGTPLSGGRVRVLGTVAGALLMQLVRATMIKNDLSDSAAQMVQAVIILVAVYIARERRTR comes from the coding sequence ATGTCTGATCTGGCCGTCCGGCCGGTATTCGAGCGAGGGCGCGTCACGAGGGCGCTGCAGGACTACGGCGTCTACGGCGCGGTCGCCGCCCTCGTCGTCTTCAACGCCGCCTTCACCGACAACTTCCTCGCCCTCGGCAACCTGCGTACCCAGCTCATCCAGGTCGCACCCGTGCTGGTGGTGGCGCTGGGGATGGCTCTGGTCATCGGCACCGAGGGCATCGACCTCTCGGTCGGCTCGGTGATGGCGCTCGCGGCCGCGGTGCTCCCGCTCTATCTGGGGTACGGGCTGCTGCCGGCCCTCGCCGTCGCGCTGCTCGCCGGTGCCGTCGTGGGTGTCGTCAACGGCACCCTGGTGGCGGTCGTCGGTCTGCAGCCGATCGTGGCGACGCTGGCGCTGCTCGTGGGCGGTCGCGGGCTGGCCCTGGTCTTCGCCGACGGCCAGCTCAAGCAGATCAACGATCCGACTCTGCTCGCCCTGGGCAGCGAGGACGTGCTCGGCGTCCCGATCGTGGTGGCGATCGCCGCCGTGCTGACCCTCGCCGTCGGAGTCCTGGTGCACCGCACCACCTTCGGCCGCCAGCTCGTCGCGATCGGCGGCAACCGGGCGGCGGGCGGGCTCGCCGGGCTGCCGGTGAAGCGGGTGCTCGTCGGCACCTACGTCATCGGCGGCGTGCTCGCCGCGCTCGCCGGGGTGCTGGCGACGGCCCGGCTCACCGCGAGCGACCCGTCGGCGATCGGCAACCTGATGGAGCTCTCCGCGATCACCGCGGTCGTGGTCGGCGGCACCCCGCTCAGCGGCGGCCGGGTGCGGGTGCTCGGCACCGTCGCCGGTGCCCTGCTGATGCAGCTCGTCCGCGCCACCATGATCAAGAACGACCTGTCCGACTCCGCGGCGCAGATGGTCCAGGCCGTCATCATCCTCGTCGCCGTCTACATCGCCAGAGAGCGCAGAACCCGATGA
- a CDS encoding ABC transporter substrate-binding protein, protein MIRTPRAWAATAAITLAGAALLSGCTKAEEGTPSPTGTAGQQVVASTSPGGAGCTLQSYGGTALNLKDAIVGFSQSEKEANPFRIAETQSIKDEAAKIGVKKLLVTNAQSQLPKQISDIQDMLAQGAQFLIIAPLNSDGLEPALKAAADKKVPVLTIDRKVNATACKDYLSFLGSNFTEQGKRAADAMIKATGGTGKIAILLGSSGNNVTTERTNGFVDQIKAKAPGLSIVAQQTGEFARDKGQQVMEQLIQSKPEITAVYAENDEMALGAVVALKAAGKKPGTDVKIVSIDGTANAVKAIVDGTINAVIESNPRFGPLAFATAQKFFAGESVGAAIIISDREYDAANAKAELASAY, encoded by the coding sequence ATGATCAGAACCCCACGGGCGTGGGCGGCCACCGCCGCGATCACGCTCGCCGGCGCAGCCCTGCTGTCCGGCTGCACGAAGGCCGAGGAGGGCACTCCCTCCCCCACCGGCACCGCCGGCCAGCAGGTCGTCGCCTCCACCTCGCCCGGTGGCGCGGGCTGCACGCTGCAGTCCTACGGCGGCACCGCGCTCAACCTGAAGGACGCGATCGTCGGCTTCTCCCAGTCGGAGAAGGAGGCCAACCCGTTCCGCATCGCCGAGACCCAGTCCATCAAGGACGAGGCGGCGAAGATCGGCGTCAAGAAGCTGCTCGTCACCAACGCGCAGTCCCAGCTCCCCAAGCAGATCAGCGACATCCAGGACATGCTCGCCCAGGGCGCGCAATTCCTGATCATCGCTCCGCTCAACTCCGACGGCCTGGAGCCCGCGCTCAAAGCCGCCGCCGACAAGAAGGTGCCGGTCCTGACGATCGACCGCAAGGTCAACGCCACGGCCTGCAAGGACTACCTCTCCTTCCTCGGCTCCAACTTCACCGAGCAGGGCAAGCGCGCTGCCGACGCCATGATCAAGGCGACCGGCGGCACGGGCAAGATCGCGATCCTGCTCGGCTCGTCCGGCAACAACGTCACCACCGAGCGCACCAACGGCTTCGTCGACCAGATCAAGGCGAAGGCACCGGGCCTTTCGATCGTCGCGCAGCAGACCGGTGAGTTCGCCCGCGACAAGGGCCAGCAGGTGATGGAGCAGCTCATCCAGAGCAAGCCGGAGATCACCGCCGTCTACGCCGAGAACGACGAGATGGCGCTCGGCGCCGTCGTCGCCCTCAAGGCCGCCGGCAAGAAGCCCGGCACCGATGTGAAGATCGTCTCCATCGACGGTACGGCGAACGCGGTCAAGGCGATCGTCGACGGCACCATCAACGCCGTCATCGAGTCCAACCCCCGCTTCGGACCGCTCGCCTTCGCGACGGCGCAGAAGTTCTTCGCCGGGGAGTCGGTGGGTGCCGCGATCATCATCTCCGACCGCGAGTACGACGCGGCCAACGCCAAGGCCGAGCTCGCCAGCGCCTACTGA